TGATGAACGGGGGCGCGGCATGATAGGCTTCCTCACCCTGTTCAAGAAGGAGCTGGTGCGCTTCTGGAAAGTGGCGTTCCAGACCATCGCCGCGCCGGTGCTGACCGCGCTGATGTACCAGCTGATCTTCGCCCACGTGCTTTCCAAGCATGTAGAGGCCTATCCCGGCGTCGGCTACACCGCCTTCCTGATTCCGGGCCTGGCGATGATGTCGATGGCGCAGAACGCCTTCGCCAACAGCTCCAGCAGCCTGATCCAGTCCAAGATCACCGGCAATATCGTGTTCCTGCTGTTGCCGCCGCTGACCGCGGCCGAGTTCTTCTTCGCCTACCTGCTGGCCGCCGTCGTGCGCGGCCTGGCGGTCGGCGCGGGCGTGATCGCCGTCACCGCCTGGTTCGGTCTGCCGCTGCCGGCCCAGCCGCTGTGGGCGCTGGTTTTCGCCTTGCTCGGCTGCGGCGTGCTGGGCGCGCTGGGCGTGATCGCCGGCATCTGGGCGGAAAAATTCGACCAGCTGGCCGCGTTCCAGAACTTCCTGATCATGCCGCTGACTTTCCTGTCGGGCGTGTTCTATTCCATTCACAGCCTGCCGCCGTTCTGGTACGCCGTGTCGCACGCCAACCCGGTGTTCTACATGATCGACGGCTTCCGCTACGGCTTCTTCGGCCAGGCCGACGTCAATCCCTGGCTGTCGGCCGGCGTGGCCGCCGGCAGCTTCGCGCTGCTGTGCGCGCTGGCGCTGGGCATGATCCGCTCCGGCTACAAGCTGCGCCACTGAACCTTATTCGACATTCGCACCGGACAATCAAGATGACCCCTGAGCAAGTCAAGCAATATATCGAGGCCGGCCTCGACTGCACTTTCCTGAACGTGGAAGGCGACGGCCACCATTTCTACGCCACCGTGGTCTCGGCCGCCTTCGAAGGCAAGCGCCTGATCGACCGCCACCGCATGGTCAAGGAAGTGATCGCCACCCGCCTGGCCAGCAACGAAATCCACGCGCTCTCCATCGTCAAGGCGGCCACGCCGGACGAGTGGGCCAAACAGCAAGCCTGAAAGCCATACCATGGATAAACTGAAAATCATCGGCAACGGCCCGCTGAACGGCGAGATCCGTGTTTCCGGCGCCAAGAACGCCGCGCTGCCCATCCTGTGCGCCGGCCTGTTGACCGCCGACACCATGCGTTTCACCAACGTGCCGATGCTGCGCGACATCGCCACCACCCAGAAGCTGCTGCAGGGCATGGGCGTGCGGGTGATGACCGACAACGTTCACGAGATGGAAATCACCGCGTCCCATCTGGACAGCCTGGTGGCGCCGTACGAGCTGGTGAAGACCATGCGCGCGTCCATCCTGGTGCTGGGCCCGACGCTGGCGCGCTTCGGCGAGGCCACCGTGTCGCTGCCCGGCGGCTGCGCCATCGGCAGCCGCCCGGTGGACCAGCACATCAAGGGCCTGGTGGCGATGGGCGCGGAGGTGTCGATCGAGCACGGCTACGTCAAGGCGCGCGCCAAGCGCCTGCGCGGCGCCCGCATCGTGATGGACATGGTGACCGTCGGCGGCACCGAGAACCTGCTGATGGCCGCCACCCTGGCCGAAGGCACCACCATCCTGGAGAACGCCGCCCGCGAGCCGGAAGTGACCGATCTGGCGAACTGCCTGGTGGCGATGGGCGCCAAGATTTCCGGCATCGGCACCGACCGCCTGGTGATCGAGGGCGTGGACAAGCTGCACGGCGCCGAATACGCGGTGATGCCGGACCGCATCGAGGCCGGCACCTTCCTGGTGGCCGGCGCGATGACCCGCGGCCACGTGGTGCTGAAGAACGCCGCGCCCAAGAGCATGGAAGCGGTGCTGGACAAGCTGCGCGAAACCGGCGCGCTGATCGAGTGCGGCGACGACTGGATCTCGCTGGACATGAAGCAGCGTCCGAAGGCCGTCAACTTCCGCACGCTGCCGTACCCGGCCTTCCCGACCGATATGCAGGCGCAGCTGATGACGCTGAACTGCGTGGCCGACGGCGCCGGCGTGGTGACCGAGACCATCTTCGAAAACCGCTTCATGCACGTGCCCGAGCTGAACCGCATGGGCGCCAACATCGAAGTGGAAGGCAACACCGCCATCGTCAAGGGCGTGGACAAGCTGTCCGGCGCCACCGTGATGGCCACCGACCTGCGCGCGTCCGCCAGCCTGGTGATCGCCGGCCTGGTGGCTGAGGGCGAGACCATCGTCGACCGCATCTATCACCTGGACCGCGGCTACGAGTACATCGAGAAGAAGCTGGGCGCCGTCGGCGCGCTGATCGAGCGCGTCAGCTGAGCGCCGGGCCCTTGATGACGGAAAACGCCGCGTGCCTTCGGGACGCGGCTTTTTTTCCGCCCGGCGCCGACATCCGTCACCGCGCGCGCGGGCCCCGCGTCGGGCAAGATCGCCGCGGGACCACCCACATGGAGAGCGAGCATGCAGGCAGACACCCCTTATCGCATCCTGTCGCTGGACGGCGGCGGACTGCGCGGCATCATTGCGCTGGTGATTCTCGACCGCCTGGACCGGGCCGCGCCCGGCTGGCGCGACGGCATCCACATGCACGCCGGCACTTCCACCGGCGCCTTGATCGCGCTGGGCCTGGCGCGCGGCATGACGCCCAGGCAGATTCTCGACCAGTACCTCGAGCGCGGTCCCAAGCTGTTCGAGCGCGGGGCGGCGCGGCGGCTGAAGACGCTGAACGGCCTGATCGGCGCCCGCTACGACGGCGCGGAGCGGGAGCGGATCTGCCGGGACGTGCTGGGCGGCGCGGACACGCTGGCCTCGCTGCTGCGCGACGGGGGCAGCCGGGGGCATGTGCTGGTGCCGGCCTTCAACCTGGACGGCGATCCGCGCCTGCCCCAGGGACGGCGGCGCTGGAAGCCCAAGGTCTACCATAACCTGCCGACCCGCGACGGCAGCGACGACGGCGCGGAGCAAGCCTGGCGGGTGGCGATGCGCAGCTCGGCCGCGCCGACCTATTTTCCCTCCTTCGACGGCTTCGCCGACGGCGGGGTGTTCGCCAACAACCCGGCGATGTGCGCGCTGGCGCAGACGCGGGACGCGCGGCTGGCGCGAGCCATCCCGCCGGAGTCGGTGTCCATGCTGTCGCTGGGAACCGGCTTCAACGCCAGCCATCTGGACGGCGACAACGATTGGGGCGCGCTGCAATGGGGACGGAACCTCACCGGGCTGCTGATGGACGGCGTCAACGACGTGGCGGATTTCCAGGTCCGGCAGATGCTGGGCGAGGGGCGCTATTTGCGGGTGTCCGCGCTGCTGGCCGAGCCGATCGCCCTGGACGATGCCGGCCGCATGGCGCAGATGGCAACCATAGGCGGGCAGGTCGATCTGGACGAGGCGGTCCGCTTCGTCGAAGGCTGGCGGCCCGCCGCCGCGCCATAGCGGCTTCTCATTCGCCTGGACGGGCGGCGGCGTAGGCGGGCGAGGCGCGCACGGCGGCGACGGCTTCCCAGATCTGCCGGGCCAGCGCCGGCTGGCGCTGGTAGAACGCGTGGGAGAAGATCAGGTAATAGGGCTTGATCGCCAGCGGCGGTTCCAGCTTGTCGAACTGGTTCTGCAGCGCCGGCTCGGCGGCGATGGCGTCGTCGGCCGCCTGGCTTTGCAGCGCGGCGCCGTCCACCCGTCCCAGCAGCACCTTGTGCAGGATGACCGCCGCGTTGCGCGAGGTACTGTCCACGCGCAGGCCCAGCTGTTGCAGCTGGGCGACGACGGAAAAGCCGGTCTGGGCGGCGATGCCCTTGTCTGCGCCCGAGACATGGCGGCCATCCCAGGCCAGGCGGCCGTGTTGGGCGCGGTAGAGGTGGTAGCTGTCGGTCAGCATGCGCAGCGCGGCGTCGGGCTGGCCGTTCTTCAGCGGAAACTCGCCCAGCTCCATCCTATCCGGCGAGAAGCTGATCTTGTACAGGCCGTCCAGCCGCCCTGCCTTGACCTCGGCCATGCAGCGCACCCAGGGCAGCGCCTGGCTGCGGATTTCGACGCCGATCCGTTCGGCCGCCATGCTCATCATGATCTGGCTCAGGCCGCGCCCGTTTTCCAGCAGCCAGGGATAGGACGGCGCATCCTCGTGGCACAGGCGGACGGCGGGAGGCTGGGCGGCGGCCTGGCAGAGCCACAGGCAGACGCATAGTCCGGACAAGGCGCGGATCATCGAGGCGGCGTTTGGCGTGGTGGCGTTGCCTCAGTATAGGCGGGATGGAAAAAGGCGGCCCGAGGGCCGCCTTCGCTGATTGCCGGCGCGGATGCCGGATCAGGCTTTCTTGACGAATTCGGACTTCAGGCCCATCGCGCCGATGCCGTCTATCTTGCAGTCGATGTCGTGGTCGCCGTCCACCAGGCGGATGTTCTTCACCTTGGTGCCGACCTTGACCACCAGCGATGAACCCTTGACCTTCAGGTCCTTGATCACGGTGACGCTGTCGCCGTCCTGCAGCACGTTGCCGACGGCGTCGCGCACTACGCGCACTTCCTCGGCGGCGGCCGGCTGGTCGCTCCATTCATGCGCGCATTCCGGGCACACGTACAGCGCGCCGTCCTGGTAAGTGTATTCCGATCCGCATTGCGGACAGGCGGGCATTTGGCTCATGGCGATTCCTGTCTAATGAAAAAACAAACGCTGCCGTCCCTCGGGACGGCAGCGGCTTGGCGATCTTGCCGGCGGCTTATTGCGCGGCCGACGCGGCGATGGCCGCAGCGGGCGCGGAAGCTTCCGCCGGGGCGGCTTTGCGCTCCGCCGCCGGGGCGGAGCTGTCGCCGCCGCTCATCAGATCGTCCAGATTGAAGTTGTCCACCGGCTGGGTCGGATCCGGCTGGCCCAGCTGCTTGGCCCGCATCTGCATGTACAAGTCGCGGGTGTAGCTGTAGCGGTCCACCGCGGCGGTGTCCAGCACGTTCTCCGCGCCCAGATACTTGGCGCGGGTGCTGACGCCGTAGACGCCGTAGAAGGCGATCGCCTCGTTGGTGTTGTGGTAGACCAGCTTCTCCGGTCCGGGACCGACCAGCGAGGTGGCCAGGCCGGTGCTGTCGCGCACCGTGGACGGACCGAAGAAGGGCATCACGAAATAGTTGCTGCTCTTCCAGCCCCAGGAGGCCATCACGTCGCCCAGCGTGGTTTTGTTGTTCTTCAGGCCGGCTTGATCGG
This genomic window from Chromobacterium violaceum ATCC 12472 contains:
- a CDS encoding patatin-like phospholipase family protein, with amino-acid sequence MQADTPYRILSLDGGGLRGIIALVILDRLDRAAPGWRDGIHMHAGTSTGALIALGLARGMTPRQILDQYLERGPKLFERGAARRLKTLNGLIGARYDGAERERICRDVLGGADTLASLLRDGGSRGHVLVPAFNLDGDPRLPQGRRRWKPKVYHNLPTRDGSDDGAEQAWRVAMRSSAAPTYFPSFDGFADGGVFANNPAMCALAQTRDARLARAIPPESVSMLSLGTGFNASHLDGDNDWGALQWGRNLTGLLMDGVNDVADFQVRQMLGEGRYLRVSALLAEPIALDDAGRMAQMATIGGQVDLDEAVRFVEGWRPAAAP
- a CDS encoding BolA family protein, encoding MTPEQVKQYIEAGLDCTFLNVEGDGHHFYATVVSAAFEGKRLIDRHRMVKEVIATRLASNEIHALSIVKAATPDEWAKQQA
- the murA gene encoding UDP-N-acetylglucosamine 1-carboxyvinyltransferase translates to MDKLKIIGNGPLNGEIRVSGAKNAALPILCAGLLTADTMRFTNVPMLRDIATTQKLLQGMGVRVMTDNVHEMEITASHLDSLVAPYELVKTMRASILVLGPTLARFGEATVSLPGGCAIGSRPVDQHIKGLVAMGAEVSIEHGYVKARAKRLRGARIVMDMVTVGGTENLLMAATLAEGTTILENAAREPEVTDLANCLVAMGAKISGIGTDRLVIEGVDKLHGAEYAVMPDRIEAGTFLVAGAMTRGHVVLKNAAPKSMEAVLDKLRETGALIECGDDWISLDMKQRPKAVNFRTLPYPAFPTDMQAQLMTLNCVADGAGVVTETIFENRFMHVPELNRMGANIEVEGNTAIVKGVDKLSGATVMATDLRASASLVIAGLVAEGETIVDRIYHLDRGYEYIEKKLGAVGALIERVS
- a CDS encoding zinc ribbon domain-containing protein YjdM, with the translated sequence MSQMPACPQCGSEYTYQDGALYVCPECAHEWSDQPAAAEEVRVVRDAVGNVLQDGDSVTVIKDLKVKGSSLVVKVGTKVKNIRLVDGDHDIDCKIDGIGAMGLKSEFVKKA
- a CDS encoding MlaA family lipoprotein: MRPAKLLAAASLLALAGCASHPTAAYDPYEPYNRAMFTVNDKADQWVLKPAAQGYQAVVPSPIRTGVSNFFDNLKDVYSFAFNVLRADPEKAANDFMRVAMNTGFGLFGLIDIADQAGLKNNKTTLGDVMASWGWKSSNYFVMPFFGPSTVRDSTGLATSLVGPGPEKLVYHNTNEAIAFYGVYGVSTRAKYLGAENVLDTAAVDRYSYTRDLYMQMRAKQLGQPDPTQPVDNFNLDDLMSGGDSSAPAAERKAAPAEASAPAAAIAASAAQ
- a CDS encoding ABC transporter permease; the protein is MIGFLTLFKKELVRFWKVAFQTIAAPVLTALMYQLIFAHVLSKHVEAYPGVGYTAFLIPGLAMMSMAQNAFANSSSSLIQSKITGNIVFLLLPPLTAAEFFFAYLLAAVVRGLAVGAGVIAVTAWFGLPLPAQPLWALVFALLGCGVLGALGVIAGIWAEKFDQLAAFQNFLIMPLTFLSGVFYSIHSLPPFWYAVSHANPVFYMIDGFRYGFFGQADVNPWLSAGVAAGSFALLCALALGMIRSGYKLRH
- a CDS encoding substrate-binding periplasmic protein, which codes for MIRALSGLCVCLWLCQAAAQPPAVRLCHEDAPSYPWLLENGRGLSQIMMSMAAERIGVEIRSQALPWVRCMAEVKAGRLDGLYKISFSPDRMELGEFPLKNGQPDAALRMLTDSYHLYRAQHGRLAWDGRHVSGADKGIAAQTGFSVVAQLQQLGLRVDSTSRNAAVILHKVLLGRVDGAALQSQAADDAIAAEPALQNQFDKLEPPLAIKPYYLIFSHAFYQRQPALARQIWEAVAAVRASPAYAAARPGE